One segment of Fibrobacter sp. UWR3 DNA contains the following:
- a CDS encoding phosphomannomutase, whose product MTVSMQDVMKQSGVAFGTSGARGLVTAMTDRVCYVYARSFIKYCEQSYKCEHTIAIAGDLRPSTERILKALVKAGEDSAWKVVYCGRIPSPAIALYGIDKALPTIMVTGSHIPADRNGIKFNHPQGEISKKDEQGIVSQSVDFDEAIFDAGGMLKNAPELPAVEMEAEENYLKRYPAFFGSKALSGLTIGVYQHSAVGRDIVVTVLESLGATVKPFARSETFIPVDTEAIRKEDEDLARDFAHKDFVDAIFSTDGDSDRPLLADDTGMWLRGDVLGILAAQALGIKRIATPVSCNTSLEKSGSFEKICRTRIGSPYVIAGMESLVDAADKGASVAGYEANGGFLLQTDLTREFVDSDGRGGETRATRTLPALPTRDALLPMIAVMVRVREERMCVVDLLKRLPKRFTLSDRLKEFPTATSKAKLAEIREQKLGEKLFGALTAKPSRFKPKDGSAPAQFQGKIVAIDETDGYRMEFDSGDIVHLRPSGNAPEFRCYVETEDKVRSAELLAACMKIMEGWRG is encoded by the coding sequence ATGACCGTTTCGATGCAAGATGTGATGAAACAGTCCGGCGTGGCGTTCGGTACGAGCGGTGCGCGCGGCCTGGTAACTGCCATGACCGACCGCGTGTGCTACGTGTACGCGCGTTCGTTTATCAAGTACTGTGAACAGAGCTACAAGTGCGAGCATACGATTGCGATTGCGGGTGACCTGCGCCCGAGTACGGAACGCATTCTGAAGGCGCTCGTGAAGGCGGGCGAGGACAGCGCGTGGAAGGTCGTGTACTGCGGCCGCATCCCGAGCCCGGCGATTGCGCTGTACGGCATCGACAAGGCGCTCCCGACCATCATGGTCACGGGTAGCCACATCCCCGCAGACCGTAACGGCATCAAGTTCAACCACCCGCAGGGCGAGATTTCCAAGAAGGATGAGCAGGGAATCGTTTCGCAGTCCGTCGACTTTGACGAGGCGATTTTCGATGCAGGCGGCATGCTGAAGAATGCCCCGGAACTCCCCGCCGTGGAGATGGAAGCGGAAGAGAACTACCTGAAGCGTTACCCCGCGTTCTTCGGCAGCAAGGCTCTCTCGGGCCTCACCATCGGCGTGTACCAGCATTCCGCCGTGGGCCGCGATATCGTGGTGACGGTGCTCGAAAGCCTGGGCGCCACGGTGAAGCCCTTCGCCCGCAGCGAGACGTTTATCCCGGTCGATACGGAAGCTATCCGCAAGGAAGACGAAGACCTTGCCCGCGACTTCGCGCACAAGGACTTCGTCGATGCGATTTTCAGCACGGATGGCGACTCCGACCGCCCGCTTTTGGCAGACGATACCGGCATGTGGCTGCGTGGCGACGTGCTGGGCATCCTCGCTGCCCAGGCGCTTGGCATCAAGCGCATTGCAACTCCGGTGAGTTGCAACACGTCGCTCGAGAAGTCCGGCTCCTTCGAGAAAATTTGCCGTACCCGCATCGGGAGCCCGTACGTGATTGCCGGCATGGAAAGCCTTGTGGACGCCGCGGACAAGGGCGCGTCCGTCGCCGGTTACGAGGCGAACGGCGGGTTCCTGCTGCAGACCGACCTTACGCGTGAATTCGTGGACAGCGATGGCCGCGGCGGCGAGACGCGTGCCACCCGCACGCTGCCCGCACTCCCGACCCGCGATGCGCTCCTCCCGATGATTGCCGTGATGGTGCGCGTGCGCGAGGAACGCATGTGCGTCGTCGACCTGCTCAAGCGCCTCCCCAAGCGCTTCACGCTCAGCGACCGCCTCAAGGAATTCCCGACCGCGACCTCGAAGGCCAAACTTGCCGAAATCCGCGAGCAGAAACTCGGCGAAAAGCTTTTCGGCGCGCTGACCGCGAAGCCGAGCCGCTTCAAGCCCAAGGACGGTTCCGCCCCGGCGCAGTTCCAGGGCAAGATTGTCGCAATCGACGAGACCGACGGCTACCGCATGGAATTCGATTCCGGCGACATTGTGCACCTGCGCCCGAGCGGCAACGCTCCCGAGTTCCGCTGCTACGTGGAAACCGAGGACAAGGTGCGCTCCGCCGAGCTTCTCGCGGCCTGCATGAAAATCATGGAAGGCTGGCGCGGTTAA
- a CDS encoding aspartate kinase — translation MSQRIVCKFGGSSVADAGQFKKIKAIVESDKNRKVIVVSAPGKRNPKETKLTDLLYSTYDLASKGLDFSTPWNLIRQRYDEICKDLGLEDKLTEDLDSLEDKLKNHPESVSTDFLVSRGEFLCARLMAKYLGANFVDTFPLITFDDKYRIVPKTYEDIAKALSDENQLYVLPGFYGANLRGEVKTFSRGGSDITGAILANGIDAAKYENWTDVSGMLMADPRIVENPLPIEYVSYREIRELAYSGASVLHDESIAPCRAKKIPINIRNTNRPEDAGTIIGPTPEEAKLPITGVAGRKGFSMIYIEKSMMNKEVGFGRRVLAVLESEGLSYELCPSAIDSMSIVVDSKALDAVQDVVLEDITQQMRPDRIKVFPGISLIATVGHGMTNKIGVAAKLFTALADNKVNVRIIDQGSSQINIITGVDEADTEKAIKAIYGAFVK, via the coding sequence ATGAGTCAAAGAATCGTATGCAAGTTCGGCGGCAGCTCTGTCGCCGATGCCGGCCAGTTCAAGAAGATCAAGGCCATCGTTGAATCCGACAAGAACCGCAAGGTCATCGTCGTTTCCGCCCCCGGCAAGCGCAATCCTAAGGAAACCAAGCTTACCGACCTCCTCTACAGCACCTACGACCTCGCCTCCAAGGGCCTCGACTTTTCGACCCCGTGGAACCTGATCCGTCAGCGCTACGACGAAATCTGCAAGGACCTCGGTCTCGAAGACAAGCTGACCGAAGACCTCGACAGCCTCGAGGACAAGCTGAAGAACCACCCCGAATCCGTCAGCACCGACTTCCTCGTGAGCCGTGGCGAATTCCTGTGCGCCCGCCTCATGGCCAAGTACCTGGGCGCAAACTTCGTGGATACCTTTCCGCTGATTACCTTCGATGACAAGTACCGCATTGTCCCGAAGACCTACGAAGACATCGCGAAGGCCCTCTCCGACGAGAACCAGCTTTACGTGCTGCCGGGCTTCTACGGCGCAAACCTCCGTGGCGAAGTCAAGACCTTCAGCCGTGGCGGTTCCGACATTACGGGCGCCATCCTCGCTAACGGCATCGATGCCGCCAAGTACGAGAACTGGACCGACGTCTCGGGCATGCTCATGGCTGACCCGCGCATTGTGGAAAATCCGCTGCCCATTGAATACGTGAGCTACCGCGAAATCCGCGAACTCGCTTATTCCGGCGCTTCCGTGCTTCACGACGAATCTATCGCTCCGTGCCGCGCCAAGAAGATTCCTATCAATATCCGCAACACGAACCGCCCCGAAGACGCGGGCACCATCATCGGCCCCACTCCGGAAGAAGCGAAGCTCCCGATTACGGGTGTCGCCGGCCGCAAGGGCTTCTCGATGATCTACATCGAAAAGTCCATGATGAACAAGGAAGTCGGTTTCGGTCGCCGCGTGCTCGCCGTGCTCGAAAGCGAAGGCCTCTCCTACGAACTGTGCCCGAGCGCCATCGACTCCATGAGCATCGTGGTGGATAGCAAGGCCCTCGACGCCGTGCAGGACGTGGTCCTCGAAGACATCACGCAGCAGATGCGCCCCGACCGTATCAAGGTCTTCCCGGGCATCTCGCTCATCGCGACTGTCGGTCACGGCATGACGAACAAGATCGGTGTGGCTGCAAAGCTCTTCACCGCTCTCGCCGACAACAAGGTAAACGTCCGCATCATCGACCAGGGTTCTTCGCAGATCAACATCATCACCGGTGTTGACGAAGCCGATACCGAGAAGGCCATCAAGGCCATCTACGGCGCATTCGTGAAATAA
- a CDS encoding sigma 54-interacting transcriptional regulator, which yields MKQPKELMKIAANSSVPVLIQGESGAGKEVAARYIHEQSPRRNGPFIALNCGALAQNLIESTLEGSVKGAYTGAYADQKGIVRSAHGGTLFLDEIGELPLDAQSKLLRILQERTVLPVGGSHCIHVDFRLICATNRNLKKEVLEKRFREDLFFRLNVFPIVIPPLRSRDDFEELARDLWYRICEHARRTHFEVPKTRLTIGEITALRQFKWPGNVRQLKNVLQRYALLESHGIRLEELLCEEFAMASVHEEESRQKGEQNALWAKRRAAAPKWEVIKNVLDSCEWNKSMASSKLGISRGSLCYQVRKHAGSMAEAG from the coding sequence ATGAAACAACCTAAGGAACTCATGAAAATCGCGGCGAACTCCTCCGTACCCGTGCTCATCCAGGGGGAATCGGGCGCAGGCAAGGAAGTCGCGGCACGCTACATACACGAGCAGAGCCCGCGGAGGAACGGCCCGTTTATCGCGCTGAACTGCGGGGCGCTCGCGCAGAACCTCATCGAAAGCACGCTCGAGGGCTCCGTAAAGGGCGCCTACACCGGGGCATACGCCGACCAGAAGGGAATCGTGCGGTCGGCACACGGGGGCACGCTGTTCCTCGACGAGATAGGCGAACTCCCGCTCGACGCCCAGAGCAAGCTACTGCGCATTCTGCAGGAACGCACGGTACTGCCCGTAGGCGGCTCGCACTGCATCCACGTCGACTTCCGGCTCATCTGCGCTACAAACAGGAACCTCAAGAAGGAGGTGCTCGAAAAACGTTTCCGCGAAGACCTGTTCTTCAGGCTGAACGTATTCCCGATAGTCATCCCTCCCCTGCGCTCGCGCGACGACTTCGAGGAGCTCGCACGCGACCTGTGGTACAGGATATGCGAGCATGCGAGACGCACGCATTTCGAGGTCCCCAAGACAAGGCTCACCATTGGCGAGATTACCGCCCTCAGGCAGTTCAAGTGGCCCGGCAACGTGAGGCAGCTGAAAAACGTGCTGCAGCGCTACGCCCTGCTGGAATCGCACGGGATAAGGCTCGAGGAACTCCTGTGCGAGGAATTCGCGATGGCATCGGTACACGAAGAAGAATCAAGGCAAAAGGGCGAGCAAAACGCACTCTGGGCCAAGCGGCGCGCGGCCGCCCCCAAGTGGGAAGTCATCAAGAACGTGCTCGACTCGTGCGAATGGAACAAGAGCATGGCATCGAGCAAGCTAGGAATAAGCAGGGGGAGCCTCTGCTACCAGGTGCGCAAGCACGCGGGGAGCATGGCGGAGGCGGGCTAG
- a CDS encoding 1-deoxy-D-xylulose-5-phosphate synthase encodes MLIEKIASPRDVKKMDAESLKALAGEIRTALLNKISKCGGHLGPNLGFMEPTIALHYVFESPKDKIVYDVSHQSYTHKILTGRAEAFLNPEKYWSVTGYTEPCESEHDQFMIGHTSTSVSLALGLATARDIKGEKGNVIAVIGDGSLSGGEAFEGLDNAGEYATNFIVVVNDNEMSIAENHGGLYGSLAELRATQGKSENNYFKSLGFDYLYVEQGNDIESLIAAFKQVKDSTKPVVVHIHTLKGKGYSFAENAKEGFHWAAPFDIPTGVVDWGSGESYGAILGDYLMKKIKADPKIVVIHSAVPAGIGFFAEQRKAAGKQFIDVGIAEEHAVALASGLAKGGAKPVYSTHSTFIQRTYDQLSQDLCANNNPATLLITMSGADGMNDTTHLCIFDIPMMSNIPNLVYLCPTCVEEAIAMMDYAIDQTEHPMAIRIPNGVAHRSVKIDTDYSKLNTFKVDKRGSKVALIGLGSYYALAEEVAAELAKQGIDATIINPRFATGVDREVLDGLRADHQVVVTLENGVIDGGFGEKIARFYGNSDMRVLVKGLKKEFYDKVPYGELMERNRLTPKQIVEDVMAALE; translated from the coding sequence ATGTTAATTGAAAAGATTGCATCCCCGAGAGATGTGAAGAAGATGGACGCGGAAAGCCTGAAGGCGCTGGCCGGCGAGATTCGCACGGCGCTTTTGAACAAAATTTCAAAATGTGGCGGACACCTGGGCCCGAACCTTGGATTCATGGAACCGACCATCGCATTGCACTATGTATTTGAATCGCCCAAGGACAAGATTGTCTACGATGTTAGCCACCAGAGCTACACGCACAAGATTTTGACAGGCCGCGCCGAAGCGTTCCTGAATCCGGAAAAGTACTGGAGCGTCACAGGTTACACCGAACCTTGCGAAAGCGAACACGACCAGTTCATGATTGGCCACACTTCAACCTCGGTGAGCCTTGCGCTCGGGCTTGCAACCGCCCGCGATATCAAGGGCGAAAAGGGCAACGTCATCGCCGTCATCGGTGACGGTTCCCTAAGCGGCGGTGAAGCATTCGAAGGCCTCGACAACGCCGGTGAATACGCGACCAACTTTATCGTGGTCGTAAACGACAACGAAATGTCCATCGCCGAAAACCACGGCGGGCTTTACGGGAGCCTCGCGGAACTCCGCGCCACCCAGGGCAAGAGCGAAAACAACTATTTCAAGAGCCTCGGCTTTGACTACCTGTATGTAGAACAAGGTAACGACATCGAATCGCTTATCGCGGCATTCAAGCAGGTGAAAGATTCCACAAAGCCCGTGGTGGTGCACATCCACACGCTCAAGGGCAAGGGCTACAGCTTCGCCGAAAACGCGAAGGAAGGCTTCCACTGGGCGGCTCCCTTCGACATCCCGACCGGCGTGGTGGACTGGGGCAGCGGCGAATCTTACGGTGCAATCCTCGGCGACTACCTGATGAAAAAAATCAAGGCCGACCCGAAAATCGTCGTAATCCATTCCGCCGTGCCCGCAGGCATCGGGTTCTTTGCCGAGCAGCGTAAAGCGGCGGGCAAGCAATTCATTGACGTGGGCATCGCTGAAGAGCACGCCGTCGCACTCGCCTCCGGACTCGCGAAGGGCGGCGCAAAGCCCGTGTACAGCACACACAGCACGTTTATCCAGCGCACCTACGACCAGCTCTCGCAGGATTTGTGCGCGAACAACAATCCGGCCACACTGCTCATTACCATGTCCGGCGCCGACGGTATGAACGACACCACGCACCTCTGCATTTTCGACATCCCGATGATGAGCAACATCCCGAACCTGGTTTACCTCTGCCCGACTTGTGTGGAAGAGGCAATCGCCATGATGGACTACGCCATTGACCAGACAGAACACCCCATGGCCATCCGCATCCCGAACGGGGTTGCGCACCGCAGCGTAAAAATCGACACTGATTACTCCAAGCTCAACACATTCAAGGTTGACAAGCGCGGAAGCAAGGTCGCCCTTATCGGTCTCGGCAGCTATTACGCCCTCGCCGAAGAAGTCGCAGCAGAACTCGCCAAGCAGGGAATCGACGCGACCATCATCAACCCGCGATTTGCAACGGGTGTGGACCGCGAAGTGTTGGACGGCCTGCGCGCCGACCACCAGGTAGTCGTGACGCTCGAAAACGGTGTGATTGACGGCGGCTTCGGCGAAAAGATCGCCCGCTTCTACGGCAACAGCGACATGCGCGTACTCGTAAAAGGCCTCAAGAAGGAATTCTACGACAAGGTGCCTTACGGCGAACTCATGGAAAGGAACCGCCTCACGCCCAAGCAGATTGTGGAAGACGTGATGGCCGCGCTGGAATAA
- a CDS encoding DUF4434 domain-containing protein, with the protein MSISQHIFRLMLPALLCGAVGPLAGTAHAVGFAGVFDAGWSTAYYPQDSITHMHQRLHALGMDEVVLQYAAVEATHLYYPSQLDFLQNTQYKNNELFPKSIEAAKATGTRVWLGLYYNGDNWYTPPTAEQLDTLSARNLKVLEEIYALYGSETVVEGVYIPQEIARYYWDGLRDDATPEMLTKHFLKPVTEAAQAKGWKVMAAPFYNQNLESPAKLQSFFEKLFSTGFKPDVIAVQDGVGASDAGKHHAETATVGNYERAVASACKQYGIEFWVDLELFRTDDSHALADSARISEQLDTAYAAGALKVIGYDLAVLGNAGLDSLEKWNLESSMEPASPDSTTGIAIPREYYETRRAANARMFDMQGRYLGTDEKKISPAVRTVKKR; encoded by the coding sequence ATGTCCATCTCGCAGCACATATTCCGACTCATGCTTCCCGCGCTCTTGTGCGGAGCTGTCGGGCCGCTTGCCGGTACCGCCCATGCCGTGGGGTTCGCGGGTGTTTTCGATGCGGGCTGGTCCACCGCCTACTACCCGCAAGATTCCATCACGCACATGCACCAGCGCCTGCACGCACTCGGGATGGACGAGGTCGTGTTGCAGTATGCCGCCGTCGAAGCGACACACTTGTACTACCCCTCGCAACTGGACTTTTTGCAGAACACGCAGTACAAGAACAACGAACTTTTTCCCAAAAGCATCGAGGCGGCGAAGGCCACCGGGACCAGGGTCTGGCTCGGGCTTTACTACAATGGCGACAACTGGTACACGCCACCGACCGCCGAGCAGCTCGATACTTTGTCTGCACGCAACCTGAAGGTGCTCGAAGAAATTTATGCGCTGTACGGGAGCGAGACCGTCGTCGAGGGCGTGTACATCCCGCAAGAGATCGCGCGCTACTACTGGGACGGCCTGCGCGATGACGCGACGCCGGAAATGCTTACGAAGCACTTCTTGAAACCGGTCACCGAAGCCGCACAGGCTAAGGGCTGGAAGGTGATGGCCGCACCCTTCTACAACCAGAATCTAGAATCGCCCGCAAAGCTGCAATCGTTTTTCGAGAAACTTTTTTCCACAGGATTCAAGCCCGACGTAATCGCCGTGCAGGATGGCGTAGGCGCGAGCGACGCAGGCAAGCACCATGCTGAAACCGCGACCGTAGGCAACTACGAGCGGGCGGTTGCAAGCGCCTGCAAGCAATACGGGATTGAATTCTGGGTAGACCTGGAACTGTTCCGCACCGACGACTCGCACGCACTCGCAGACAGTGCAAGAATTTCGGAACAGCTCGACACCGCTTACGCCGCGGGGGCTTTGAAGGTCATCGGCTATGACTTGGCCGTGCTCGGGAACGCGGGACTCGATTCCCTCGAGAAGTGGAATCTGGAATCGAGCATGGAGCCTGCGTCACCCGATTCCACAACCGGCATTGCGATACCACGCGAATATTACGAAACCCGACGCGCAGCCAACGCCCGCATGTTCGACATGCAGGGCCGCTACCTCGGCACCGACGAAAAGAAAATAAGCCCCGCCGTCAGGACCGTGAAGAAGCGGTAA
- a CDS encoding PorV/PorQ family protein, which yields MLKKLLIILLLPCVAAFAASGRYWNTGLGGVTMQFLSMQVSPRSAALSGAGVADASRISEVTRNPLALTGLRESEFGLNQIIFGDAGADNFVSVYYGLPLFESLALSFGLEYLGYDDLEGRDEEGMLTGDYGAYAWALQAGAGNYGKAFGWSLSARFAYQAIDDESTLAILGDAGVVYRMLKYLSFGATITNFGYVTDSEYSGEHEAAPMALQAGVTGIVPVSSLLGLESLWEVHVSADAYRRADMDDPEWRFGMEVAYQEFLLLRAGYAARPHTEDGFSAGLGFTFGRIVFDYGYSPRPALGDGNHYLGLGVRF from the coding sequence ATGTTGAAGAAACTGCTGATTATCCTCCTGCTCCCGTGCGTGGCCGCCTTTGCCGCCAGCGGTCGCTACTGGAATACCGGGCTTGGCGGTGTTACGATGCAGTTCCTTTCGATGCAGGTGTCGCCGCGCAGTGCAGCTCTTTCTGGTGCGGGCGTCGCCGATGCAAGCCGCATCTCCGAAGTGACGCGCAACCCTCTGGCACTCACGGGTCTGCGCGAATCCGAATTCGGGCTTAACCAGATAATTTTCGGTGATGCGGGTGCAGACAACTTTGTCTCTGTTTATTACGGGCTGCCGCTTTTCGAATCGCTCGCGCTTTCCTTCGGGCTCGAGTACCTCGGGTACGATGACCTGGAGGGCCGTGACGAGGAAGGCATGCTTACCGGGGATTACGGTGCGTATGCGTGGGCATTGCAGGCTGGCGCCGGCAATTACGGCAAGGCCTTTGGCTGGTCGCTTTCTGCACGTTTTGCCTACCAGGCGATTGACGACGAGTCGACCCTCGCCATTCTGGGCGATGCGGGCGTCGTTTACCGCATGCTCAAGTACCTCTCGTTCGGCGCCACCATCACGAACTTCGGCTACGTGACCGACAGCGAGTACAGCGGCGAGCACGAGGCCGCCCCGATGGCACTGCAGGCGGGCGTTACGGGCATCGTTCCCGTGAGTAGCCTCCTCGGGCTCGAGAGCCTCTGGGAAGTTCACGTTTCTGCCGACGCCTACCGCCGCGCCGACATGGACGACCCCGAATGGCGCTTCGGCATGGAAGTCGCCTACCAGGAATTCCTGCTGCTCCGTGCGGGCTATGCGGCGCGCCCGCATACCGAGGACGGCTTCAGCGCGGGCCTCGGGTTCACCTTCGGGCGAATCGTGTTCGACTACGGCTACTCGCCGCGCCCCGCGCTTGGCGACGGCAACCACTATCTCGGCCTGGGCGTAAGGTTCTAG
- a CDS encoding ribose-phosphate pyrophosphokinase, whose product MSDRFIVTGNFTDDPFAIDMAQYIGLREDISDVVSLKTFANSEFCPRYMLDVDDMEHIGRRLEGKIVLICSVSNHERSRNDYAMRNCILARAAKDNGAEQVVLVEPDLFYSAQDRGPHRIGPLEKDRPDIDLKKFDGQAFTSLLYAELLKKSGVDAVVTVHNHSVKVQNLFSEIFEGHFHNLIPTDVYAHYIKNSNFVQTGKDGNNLVIVSPDKGARPFMNAVYEALDLPECKRVVMDKVRTGEREISMTFNPELSDISIEEIQGKDVIVFDDMVRTGTTIVQCCEHIKKGNPNRVCFGVTHFHTSPEAREKLNSPAIDEILTTSTLPDIMNRDCQGRLRKKLTVMKLGKWIARHVMQMYGLDDGRFEKDFYKIDMSSKNPRWPPVFF is encoded by the coding sequence ATGTCAGATCGTTTTATCGTGACCGGCAACTTCACCGATGACCCGTTCGCCATCGACATGGCCCAGTACATCGGCCTCCGTGAAGACATCTCCGACGTGGTCTCCCTGAAGACCTTCGCCAACTCCGAATTCTGCCCCCGCTACATGCTGGATGTGGACGACATGGAGCATATCGGCCGTCGCCTCGAGGGCAAGATCGTGTTGATTTGCTCGGTCTCGAACCACGAACGCAGCCGTAACGACTACGCCATGCGCAACTGCATTCTGGCCCGCGCCGCGAAGGACAACGGTGCCGAGCAGGTGGTGCTCGTGGAACCCGACCTGTTCTACAGCGCACAGGACCGTGGCCCGCACCGCATTGGCCCTCTCGAGAAGGACCGCCCGGACATCGACTTGAAGAAGTTCGACGGCCAGGCCTTCACGAGCCTCCTCTACGCCGAACTCCTCAAAAAGTCCGGTGTCGATGCCGTGGTGACGGTGCACAACCACAGCGTCAAGGTGCAGAACCTCTTCAGCGAAATTTTCGAAGGTCACTTCCACAACCTCATCCCGACCGACGTCTACGCCCACTACATCAAGAACAGCAACTTCGTGCAGACGGGCAAGGACGGCAACAACCTGGTGATCGTTTCCCCGGACAAGGGCGCACGCCCGTTCATGAACGCCGTCTACGAGGCGCTCGACCTGCCGGAATGCAAGCGCGTGGTGATGGACAAGGTCCGTACCGGCGAACGTGAAATCAGCATGACCTTCAACCCGGAACTTTCCGACATCAGCATCGAGGAAATCCAGGGCAAGGACGTGATCGTGTTCGACGACATGGTGCGTACGGGTACGACCATCGTGCAGTGCTGCGAGCACATCAAGAAGGGCAACCCGAACCGCGTGTGCTTCGGCGTGACGCACTTCCACACGAGCCCCGAGGCCCGCGAGAAGCTCAACAGCCCGGCCATCGACGAAATCCTCACGACGTCCACCCTCCCGGACATCATGAACCGCGACTGCCAGGGCCGCCTCCGCAAGAAGCTCACCGTGATGAAGCTCGGCAAGTGGATTGCCCGCCACGTGATGCAGATGTACGGTCTGGACGACGGACGCTTCGAGAAGGACTTCTACAAGATCGACATGAGCTCGAAGAACCCGCGTTGGCCGCCTGTATTTTTCTAG
- a CDS encoding fibrobacter succinogenes major paralogous domain-containing protein, which yields MRRVLSLLAGLFLAVLFVACSESFTDPRDGQSYDVVKIGGLTWFAENLNFVTEGSVCPEGDNRNCDKYGRLYTWDDASTACPGGWHLPDSADFASLITEAGGADFASGMAVAGEKLKSTGGWFKKGNGTDAFGFNVLPAGYRGAVYEGECGALAGGTYDGIGGYAYFWSATATPDDLAYYLFLDFSSKAASMNAFPKGDFRSVRCVYR from the coding sequence ATGCGTCGCGTTTTATCATTGCTCGCTGGGCTTTTCCTTGCTGTGCTCTTTGTTGCCTGCTCCGAGTCGTTCACCGACCCGCGCGATGGCCAGAGCTACGACGTAGTAAAGATTGGTGGCCTCACCTGGTTTGCGGAGAACCTGAATTTCGTGACCGAGGGGAGCGTGTGCCCCGAGGGCGACAACCGCAACTGCGATAAGTACGGAAGGCTCTATACTTGGGACGATGCGAGCACGGCGTGCCCCGGAGGCTGGCATCTCCCGGACAGCGCGGACTTTGCATCGCTTATTACGGAGGCGGGCGGCGCGGATTTTGCGAGCGGCATGGCAGTCGCGGGCGAAAAACTAAAGTCCACCGGCGGGTGGTTCAAGAAGGGGAACGGTACCGACGCGTTCGGCTTTAACGTGCTCCCCGCAGGTTATCGCGGCGCCGTTTATGAAGGCGAGTGCGGCGCACTTGCCGGCGGTACATACGACGGTATCGGCGGTTACGCCTATTTCTGGAGTGCGACCGCCACGCCCGACGATCTCGCGTATTACCTGTTCCTTGATTTCAGCAGCAAGGCCGCAAGCATGAACGCCTTCCCCAAGGGGGACTTCCGTTCCGTGCGCTGTGTTTACAGGTAG